A portion of the Cyanobium sp. PCC 7001 genome contains these proteins:
- a CDS encoding cytochrome c oxidase subunit 3 translates to MTSLNPAPTEVPVHGEHAGHGDHTLTGFVIFLLSESVIFLALFAGYAIYKTSSPLWLPPGVEGLEVAMPLRFTVVLVSSSGVIYLAERALHRGRLRQFRAWWLLTMAMGAVFLVGQGLEWAALPFGLGDGVYGASFYLLTGFHGLHVLTGVLLMGLMLARSFRPGNYDAGSVGVTAVSLFWHFVDVIWVVLFALIYVWQR, encoded by the coding sequence ATGACCAGCCTCAACCCAGCACCGACGGAGGTCCCCGTGCACGGCGAGCACGCTGGCCACGGCGATCACACCCTCACCGGCTTCGTGATCTTCCTGCTCTCTGAGAGCGTGATCTTCCTGGCGCTGTTCGCCGGCTATGCCATCTATAAAACGTCTTCCCCTCTGTGGCTGCCGCCGGGGGTGGAGGGGCTGGAGGTGGCGATGCCCCTGCGCTTCACCGTGGTGCTGGTGAGCAGCAGCGGCGTGATCTACCTCGCCGAGCGGGCCCTGCACCGGGGCCGGCTGCGACAGTTCCGCGCCTGGTGGCTGCTCACGATGGCCATGGGCGCCGTGTTCCTGGTGGGGCAGGGGCTGGAGTGGGCGGCGCTGCCCTTCGGTCTGGGGGATGGCGTGTATGGCGCCAGCTTCTACCTGCTCACCGGCTTCCACGGCCTGCACGTGCTCACCGGCGTGCTGCTGATGGGGCTGATGCTGGCCCGCTCGTTCCGCCCCGGCAACTACGACGCCGGCTCGGTGGGGGTGACGGCCGTGTCGCTGTTCTGGCACTTCGTGGATGTGATCTGGGTGGTGCTGTTCGCCCTGATCTACGTGTGGCAGCGCTGA